Proteins from a single region of Paenibacillus sp. BIHB 4019:
- the trmB gene encoding tRNA (guanosine(46)-N7)-methyltransferase TrmB gives MRLRGRKGIRESLEAQPELVVLDAAPLKGKWRDFFGNDNPIYVELGMGKGRFISHMSARNPHINFIGVDMYDELIRRAGEKAHAIWAEQGVSHPPNLALLRANIEQIETMFEPGELERIHLNFSDPWPKAKHARRRLTHPRFLAKYGQLLNERGEIHFKTDSMSLFEFSLNSFTEMELQLRNISLHLHKDEPREELVFTEYEMKFMDKGQPIYRLEAVIGSAALAKFRENKLANAQREAEQSDQDEETED, from the coding sequence ATGCGATTAAGAGGAAGAAAAGGAATTCGTGAAAGCCTGGAGGCACAGCCAGAGCTTGTTGTTCTGGATGCTGCCCCGCTTAAAGGGAAATGGCGCGATTTTTTCGGCAATGATAACCCGATTTATGTAGAGCTTGGCATGGGCAAGGGCCGTTTCATCAGCCATATGAGCGCGCGCAATCCGCATATTAATTTTATTGGCGTAGATATGTATGATGAGCTGATTCGCCGTGCAGGCGAGAAGGCACATGCGATTTGGGCAGAGCAGGGAGTTAGCCATCCGCCTAATTTGGCGCTGCTGCGCGCGAATATCGAGCAAATTGAGACGATGTTTGAGCCGGGCGAGCTTGAGCGCATTCATCTGAATTTCAGCGATCCTTGGCCAAAAGCGAAGCATGCCCGCCGCAGGCTGACGCATCCGCGTTTTCTGGCGAAGTATGGTCAATTGCTGAACGAGCGCGGAGAAATTCATTTTAAGACCGATTCGATGTCGTTGTTTGAGTTCTCATTGAACAGCTTTACGGAGATGGAGCTTCAGCTTCGGAACATTTCCCTGCATTTGCATAAGGATGAGCCGCGCGAGGAGCTTGTATTTACTGAGTATGAGATGAAATTTATGGACAAGGGCCAGCCGATTTACCGTCTGGAAGCTGTAATCGGTTCAGCAGCGCTGGCGAAATTCCGCGAAAACAAGCTGGCGAATGCCCAGCGTGAAGCGGAGCAAAGCGATCAGGACGAAGAAACAGAAGACTAG
- a CDS encoding DUF1801 domain-containing protein, with protein sequence MYELKTKETDNSVIAFIEEIENIKKREDAYKLLDLFTDTTGLPAKMWGPSIIGFGSYHYKYESGHAGDAPLVGFSPRKAKISLYFATGDTQREVLLLQLGKHTAGKACVYINKVADIDTNVLKALIRQSIQFLKQTYPNC encoded by the coding sequence ATGTACGAGCTGAAAACGAAGGAAACCGATAACAGCGTCATCGCATTTATTGAAGAAATCGAAAATATTAAAAAACGGGAAGACGCATATAAGCTGCTTGACCTCTTCACCGATACTACGGGGCTTCCCGCAAAAATGTGGGGGCCGAGCATTATCGGCTTCGGGTCGTATCACTACAAATATGAATCAGGGCATGCTGGAGATGCACCTCTAGTTGGCTTTTCCCCAAGAAAAGCCAAGATCAGCCTGTATTTTGCGACAGGCGACACGCAGCGAGAGGTGCTGCTGCTGCAGCTCGGAAAACATACAGCGGGCAAGGCATGCGTCTACATCAATAAAGTGGCCGACATAGATACGAACGTCTTAAAAGCGTTAATCCGCCAGTCCATCCAATTTCTTAAACAAACATATCCGAATTGTTAG
- a CDS encoding MSMEG_1061 family FMN-dependent PPOX-type flavoprotein, with protein sequence MTHLLWQEDKVTTAEELRSMMTEPSEAVVKKTISIIDSHAANYLSMSPLFFLATSNAAGVGDVSPRGDEAGFVKVLNEKQIAFPDRPGNRRIDSLLNVIENPQIGMIFIIPGLDEVMRVNGRASITRNAAFISSMGWNGKTSGLAVVVEVEECFIHCPRAFKQAGLWGHEQWPSKEQLPSVQDLFKAHLEINGFPLKK encoded by the coding sequence ATGACCCATTTATTGTGGCAGGAAGATAAAGTGACGACCGCGGAAGAGCTGAGAAGCATGATGACCGAGCCTTCTGAAGCTGTCGTGAAAAAAACGATTTCCATTATCGATTCGCATGCCGCCAATTATTTGTCGATGTCGCCGCTCTTTTTTCTAGCGACCTCGAATGCGGCTGGCGTAGGCGATGTTTCCCCGCGCGGGGATGAGGCCGGCTTTGTTAAGGTGCTTAATGAGAAGCAAATCGCATTCCCGGATCGTCCGGGCAATAGAAGAATTGACTCCTTGCTGAATGTGATTGAGAATCCGCAAATCGGCATGATTTTTATTATTCCGGGACTTGATGAAGTGATGCGGGTGAATGGGCGTGCGAGCATTACGCGTAATGCTGCGTTTATCAGCAGCATGGGGTGGAATGGCAAGACGAGCGGCCTTGCCGTTGTCGTTGAAGTCGAAGAATGTTTCATTCACTGCCCGCGGGCGTTCAAGCAGGCCGGATTATGGGGGCATGAGCAGTGGCCTTCCAAGGAGCAGCTGCCCTCCGTTCAAGATTTGTTCAAAGCCCATCTTGAAATTAATGGCTTCCCGCTTAAAAAATAA
- a CDS encoding type I phosphomannose isomerase catalytic subunit, whose translation MTKPYPLQFQPEMKERIWGGRALEQFGLTLPEGSIGEGWMIGDHPNGTTKVINGELAGKGLDEIREAYGREWFGTKGFSEKNGRFPLLIKLLDCNDDLSIQVHPTDTYEGLPEGELGKTEMWYILDAKPGATIIYGLKDGVDRGAMEAAIAEGRIMDTLQEVPVQAGDAFYIPAGTVHALCAGVVVAEIQQNSDTTYRLYDYDRLGLDGELRDLHIEDSLNVIAYDGAGASRMTTEGVADGQWLTIASSPYFIVEKGIIRSAAAYETPATSFVILIVAEGSGKLKWADGELALSAGQAYLLPASLGGYELDGSLTVIRSVVPA comes from the coding sequence ATGACTAAACCATATCCACTGCAATTTCAACCAGAGATGAAGGAACGTATTTGGGGAGGCCGTGCGCTTGAGCAGTTTGGCCTTACGCTGCCGGAAGGATCGATTGGCGAAGGCTGGATGATCGGCGACCATCCGAACGGCACGACGAAGGTTATTAATGGCGAGCTTGCTGGCAAAGGCCTCGACGAAATTCGCGAAGCTTATGGCCGCGAGTGGTTCGGCACGAAAGGCTTTTCCGAGAAAAATGGCCGCTTCCCGCTGCTCATTAAGCTGCTCGATTGCAATGACGACCTGTCGATTCAGGTTCACCCGACCGACACGTACGAAGGATTGCCTGAAGGTGAGCTTGGCAAAACCGAAATGTGGTATATCCTTGATGCCAAGCCAGGCGCAACGATTATTTACGGCTTGAAGGACGGCGTAGACCGCGGCGCTATGGAAGCTGCAATTGCTGAAGGACGCATTATGGATACGCTGCAGGAGGTTCCCGTACAAGCAGGCGATGCCTTTTACATACCGGCAGGAACCGTCCATGCGTTGTGCGCTGGCGTAGTCGTGGCCGAAATTCAGCAAAACTCCGATACGACTTACCGCCTGTATGATTATGACCGTCTTGGTCTTGATGGCGAGCTGCGCGATCTGCATATCGAGGACTCGCTGAACGTCATTGCTTATGACGGCGCTGGCGCAAGCCGCATGACTACCGAAGGCGTTGCTGATGGCCAGTGGCTGACCATTGCCTCATCTCCTTATTTTATTGTGGAAAAAGGAATCATCCGTTCCGCAGCAGCTTATGAAACGCCTGCAACAAGCTTCGTCATCCTGATCGTTGCCGAAGGCAGCGGCAAGCTGAAATGGGCAGATGGCGAGCTCGCTCTCTCTGCGGGCCAAGCTTACTTGCTTCCAGCAAGCCTTGGCGGCTACGAGCTGGACGGCAGCCTGACCGTCATTCGCAGCGTTGTGCCTGCGTAA
- a CDS encoding glycosyltransferase family 1 protein — translation MRLALFTDTYEPERNGVARSLGRWKAYLQRRGVECLVLAPERSIFDSKAAMQASSVERFASLPFFLYPECRLALPNPLHLRHALHEFNPTLIHVATPFNLGLCGIHYARRHQIPLIASYHTNFDQYLPFYNLQWMVKMLSRYMEWFHHDCKKIFVPSTSTLQDLTRKGWGAERLSVWSRGIDTSLFHPGVNREQLLAQHGIQHESFVVFYAGRLAPEKDVETAIEAFSLFQKQTNAQVKLVLAGDGPSSEALQQQCARSGVAATFLGFQTSEELQRWYAAADLFLFPSATETFGNVVLEAMACGTPVLCANKGGVLDSVSHGLNGLLCEAGSPASFAAALALLHEDEERRRSLGISARLFSLRKSWDAIFDGLLAECERQSAQGRSPVSHIMR, via the coding sequence ATGAGACTCGCGCTTTTTACCGATACCTATGAGCCGGAACGTAATGGCGTTGCCCGATCGCTTGGCCGCTGGAAAGCCTATTTGCAGCGCAGGGGGGTGGAGTGCCTGGTGCTGGCGCCGGAGCGCTCGATATTTGACTCCAAGGCTGCTATGCAGGCAAGCTCTGTAGAACGTTTTGCCAGCCTTCCGTTTTTTCTATACCCCGAGTGCCGTCTGGCGCTGCCGAATCCGCTGCATCTCCGCCATGCCCTGCATGAATTTAATCCTACCCTCATCCATGTAGCTACCCCATTCAACCTTGGCTTATGTGGCATTCATTATGCCCGCAGGCATCAAATTCCGCTGATCGCATCGTATCACACCAATTTTGATCAATATTTGCCGTTTTATAATTTGCAATGGATGGTAAAGATGTTAAGTAGGTATATGGAATGGTTTCATCACGACTGTAAAAAGATTTTTGTACCTTCCACATCTACACTGCAGGATTTGACTAGGAAAGGATGGGGTGCAGAGCGGCTTTCGGTGTGGAGCCGGGGTATAGACACGAGCTTGTTTCATCCCGGGGTTAACCGGGAGCAATTGCTGGCGCAGCATGGCATACAACATGAAAGTTTTGTCGTTTTTTATGCAGGAAGGCTTGCTCCAGAGAAAGATGTCGAAACCGCAATTGAGGCTTTCTCCTTATTCCAAAAACAAACAAATGCACAGGTTAAGCTGGTGCTGGCTGGTGACGGTCCTTCGTCAGAGGCGCTGCAGCAGCAATGCGCAAGAAGCGGCGTAGCTGCAACCTTCCTTGGCTTTCAAACGTCAGAGGAGCTGCAGAGGTGGTACGCCGCTGCTGATCTTTTCCTGTTTCCGTCAGCGACGGAAACGTTCGGCAATGTTGTGCTTGAGGCAATGGCATGCGGCACACCTGTCCTTTGTGCGAACAAGGGCGGCGTGCTTGATTCCGTCTCCCACGGACTAAACGGATTGTTATGCGAGGCGGGAAGCCCGGCAAGCTTTGCCGCTGCGCTTGCGCTTCTGCACGAGGATGAGGAACGCAGAAGAAGTTTGGGCATTAGCGCAAGATTGTTCAGTCTTCGCAAGTCTTGGGATGCGATTTTTGATGGGCTTCTCGCGGAATGCGAGCGGCAATCCGCACAGGGGCGTTCACCAGTCAGTCACATTATGAGATAA
- a CDS encoding glycosyltransferase family 2 protein, translating into MFNSIMFVVQILFAVLGLYQLFLTFFGWHRKKEDLSHKPQKSFALLIAAHNEEQVVGALIENLQKMKYPRELYDIFVICDNCTDGTVDVVKSYDGVYACVRENPNQRGKGFAVEWMLKELWQMPRSYDGVAIFDADNLVATDFLQYMNNDLCNGFQVVQGYLDTKNPNDSWVSSANAINYWFCNRLWQLPRTNLGLANFLGGTGMVFDSKLLQEMGWGATSLVEDLEFTVRCIKRGIYPKFNFEAKVFDEKPITFQASARQRLRWMQGHFDVTRKHMLPLLWQGIKDRSWTKIDAALYVFNAYNYLAGFCIAAIVWGDIFLSGGVRVTSVYNMLPIWVSIPYMLYIFIQIPLSMHLAKVNWKLYLRIPTFLLFTLSWWPITVHAFFTQNNKKWSHTQHTRVIRLEEVQSKQL; encoded by the coding sequence ATGTTCAATTCGATTATGTTTGTTGTGCAAATTTTATTTGCAGTGCTTGGCCTGTATCAATTGTTTCTGACGTTTTTTGGATGGCATCGCAAAAAAGAGGATTTGTCGCATAAGCCGCAAAAGTCTTTCGCTTTGCTAATCGCCGCTCATAACGAAGAGCAAGTAGTCGGAGCTTTAATCGAGAATTTGCAAAAGATGAAATACCCTCGCGAGCTGTACGATATTTTCGTCATCTGCGATAACTGTACCGACGGAACAGTCGATGTTGTAAAAAGCTATGACGGCGTATATGCCTGCGTTAGAGAAAATCCGAACCAACGCGGTAAAGGCTTTGCGGTGGAATGGATGCTTAAAGAGCTGTGGCAAATGCCGCGCAGCTATGATGGCGTTGCGATTTTCGATGCTGACAATCTCGTGGCAACGGACTTCCTGCAATATATGAACAATGACCTGTGCAATGGCTTCCAGGTTGTACAAGGTTATCTGGATACGAAAAACCCGAACGACTCTTGGGTCAGCTCGGCTAATGCAATCAACTATTGGTTCTGTAACCGTCTATGGCAGCTGCCGCGTACGAACCTGGGGCTTGCGAACTTCCTCGGCGGTACGGGCATGGTGTTCGATTCCAAGCTGCTGCAGGAAATGGGCTGGGGAGCTACGAGCCTTGTCGAGGATTTGGAGTTTACCGTTCGCTGCATTAAGCGGGGCATTTACCCGAAATTCAACTTTGAAGCGAAAGTATTCGACGAAAAGCCGATTACGTTTCAGGCTTCTGCCCGCCAGCGCTTGCGCTGGATGCAAGGCCATTTTGATGTAACGCGCAAGCATATGCTGCCGTTGCTGTGGCAGGGCATCAAGGATCGCAGCTGGACGAAGATCGACGCTGCGCTGTATGTCTTTAATGCTTACAATTATCTTGCGGGCTTCTGTATAGCCGCTATCGTTTGGGGCGACATCTTCCTGTCGGGAGGAGTGCGGGTAACATCCGTGTACAATATGCTGCCGATTTGGGTGTCTATCCCTTATATGCTTTACATTTTCATTCAAATTCCGTTGTCTATGCATTTGGCTAAAGTCAACTGGAAGCTGTACCTGCGCATTCCGACGTTTTTGCTTTTCACCTTGTCATGGTGGCCAATTACGGTTCATGCCTTCTTTACACAAAACAACAAGAAGTGGAGCCATACGCAGCATACTCGCGTTATCCGCTTGGAGGAAGTACAGAGCAAGCAGCTTTAA
- a CDS encoding MOSC domain-containing protein, which yields MVAGSIKSINIGMPQQVPYLKKEVLTGIHKHPVQDAVKLTAVCFEGDGQADLVHHGGEDKAVCVYPFEHYAYWETQGLPMNFGAFGENLTTQGIVEEDIHIGDTFQLGTAIVQVSQPRQPCFKLSVKYGLPELPLQVQQTGYTGYYFRVLKEGVVSPSDSFMCISKHPAALSISYANQIMHVEKTNQEGMERLLAAPELSSSWRATFTKRLAGMETDTTERLSGQAANKQAD from the coding sequence GTGGTAGCGGGTTCAATTAAATCGATTAATATTGGGATGCCTCAGCAGGTACCCTATTTGAAGAAAGAGGTTTTAACGGGCATTCATAAGCATCCTGTCCAGGATGCTGTTAAGCTTACTGCCGTCTGCTTTGAGGGAGACGGCCAAGCGGATTTGGTCCATCATGGCGGGGAGGATAAGGCGGTGTGCGTGTATCCTTTTGAGCATTATGCCTATTGGGAGACGCAGGGCTTGCCGATGAACTTCGGCGCCTTTGGCGAAAATCTTACGACGCAGGGCATCGTTGAGGAGGATATCCATATTGGCGATACGTTCCAGCTTGGGACGGCGATTGTGCAGGTAAGCCAGCCTCGCCAGCCCTGCTTCAAGCTGTCCGTCAAATACGGCTTGCCCGAGCTTCCGCTTCAGGTACAGCAGACCGGCTATACCGGGTATTATTTTCGAGTGCTCAAGGAAGGTGTCGTTTCGCCTTCGGACTCTTTCATGTGCATAAGCAAGCATCCGGCAGCGTTGTCGATTTCTTACGCGAATCAAATTATGCATGTGGAGAAAACGAATCAGGAGGGCATGGAGCGGCTGCTTGCCGCGCCAGAGCTGTCCAGCAGCTGGAGAGCGACGTTCACCAAACGTCTGGCCGGGATGGAGACGGATACAACGGAGCGGCTATCGGGCCAAGCGGCGAATAAGCAAGCCGATTAA
- a CDS encoding phosphatase PAP2 family protein, whose translation MKQLLGWLRVREQQLIVWANSRRGHKRLHRWLGKWLSVITHMGGATFTLTSSLLFALIAPSPWNATGWQCFITVVISHFPVFVVKRWFKRLRPYQALEGLTTSRKPLVDSSFPSGHTTAIFAWLIPIVLTSGVLLVITVPIAAVIGVSVGWSRMYLGLHYPSDVIVGALIGTVTAFAVQYSWVTTM comes from the coding sequence ATGAAACAATTGTTAGGATGGCTGAGAGTGCGCGAGCAGCAGCTCATTGTCTGGGCGAACAGCCGGCGTGGACATAAGCGCCTGCACCGCTGGCTTGGAAAATGGCTCAGCGTCATTACACATATGGGTGGTGCGACGTTTACCCTGACCAGTTCTCTGCTATTTGCTTTGATCGCTCCATCACCATGGAACGCAACAGGCTGGCAATGCTTCATAACCGTCGTCATTAGCCATTTCCCCGTTTTTGTGGTCAAACGCTGGTTCAAGAGGCTGCGCCCGTATCAAGCGCTTGAGGGGTTGACCACCAGTCGCAAGCCGCTTGTCGATTCGTCGTTCCCATCTGGACATACGACAGCGATATTCGCCTGGCTTATCCCAATTGTGCTTACGAGCGGCGTCCTGCTGGTTATTACCGTCCCCATTGCTGCGGTTATAGGCGTTTCGGTAGGCTGGTCGAGGATGTACTTGGGGCTGCATTATCCTTCCGACGTTATTGTCGGCGCACTTATAGGCACGGTCACGGCATTCGCCGTACAATACAGCTGGGTTACTACCATGTAA
- the rpmI gene encoding 50S ribosomal protein L35, whose translation MPKMKTHSSLKDRFKITGTGKVKRYKAYKNHLLSHKSGRQKRVLAGQPLMAAGDVKRLQQGLNNLK comes from the coding sequence ATGCCTAAAATGAAAACACACAGCAGTCTGAAAGACCGTTTCAAAATTACGGGTACTGGTAAAGTAAAGCGTTATAAAGCTTACAAAAACCACTTGCTTTCCCACAAATCCGGACGCCAGAAGCGCGTTCTTGCTGGTCAACCACTGATGGCTGCTGGCGACGTTAAACGCCTGCAACAAGGTCTTAACAATCTTAAATAA
- a CDS encoding MazG-like family protein, whose amino-acid sequence MQLSEMQKQVKEFSLAHGFDESTIEQRALYLVTEVGETVKELLHLSYHPDHEKKEEIKDRLGLEMYDIVWNICDLANKLDIDLEQAFSKKIEINKTRTW is encoded by the coding sequence ATGCAATTATCTGAAATGCAAAAGCAGGTGAAGGAATTCAGCCTCGCTCATGGGTTTGACGAATCAACGATCGAGCAAAGGGCGCTTTATTTAGTTACGGAGGTAGGGGAGACGGTTAAAGAGCTGCTGCATCTTTCCTACCACCCCGACCATGAGAAGAAGGAAGAAATCAAAGACCGTTTGGGCCTGGAAATGTATGATATCGTATGGAATATTTGCGACCTTGCCAATAAGCTGGATATAGATTTGGAGCAGGCTTTTTCGAAGAAGATCGAAATCAACAAAACTCGCACCTGGTAA
- a CDS encoding class I SAM-dependent methyltransferase, whose translation MGFLSVLSMAHRWMAERAQPGDTVIDATSGGGVDTLALARLVGERGSVFAFDIQQAALDRTRERLDAIRASGKEKLAETQLLLQSHEHMADGLPTALHGNIAGVMFNLGFLPGGDESLITQPSTTIAALEAALALLRPGGIITCVVYPGHPGGAEEAAAVQHWVEALPDEAASTMLYRQLHKKAAPYLLGVEKKGK comes from the coding sequence ATGGGATTTTTATCGGTTCTCAGCATGGCGCATCGCTGGATGGCCGAACGGGCACAGCCCGGTGATACCGTCATCGATGCCACGTCAGGCGGCGGCGTTGACACGCTAGCCCTCGCCCGTCTCGTCGGCGAACGCGGCAGCGTATTCGCCTTCGACATCCAGCAGGCGGCGCTCGACCGGACGCGGGAGCGGCTGGATGCAATACGCGCAAGCGGCAAGGAGAAGCTCGCGGAGACGCAGCTTTTGCTCCAAAGCCACGAGCATATGGCGGATGGCCTGCCAACCGCGCTGCATGGCAATATTGCTGGAGTGATGTTTAATCTCGGCTTTTTGCCTGGTGGCGATGAGTCGCTTATTACGCAGCCATCGACTACAATTGCCGCGCTGGAAGCAGCGCTTGCCCTGCTTCGTCCGGGCGGCATCATTACATGCGTCGTCTATCCCGGTCATCCGGGCGGCGCGGAGGAAGCGGCTGCCGTGCAGCATTGGGTTGAAGCACTGCCCGATGAGGCTGCCTCCACGATGCTGTACCGCCAGCTTCATAAGAAAGCTGCACCGTATTTGCTTGGCGTAGAGAAAAAAGGCAAATGA
- the infC gene encoding translation initiation factor IF-3 — MRVQLSLYPFYYASILFWRWHVISREHQINDEIRAREVRLVGAEGEQIGIKPIRDALQMAIDLNLDLVNVAPTAKPPVCRIMDYGKFRYEQQKKEKEARKNQKIVDLKEVWFRANIDEHDYQTKYRNVVKFLGEGDKVKASVRFRGREIAHASLGQKILDRLAQEVAEICSVERAPKLEGRSMIMILAPKSNT, encoded by the coding sequence ATGCGGGTTCAATTGAGCCTGTATCCCTTTTATTATGCAAGTATACTCTTTTGGAGGTGGCACGTTATTAGCAGAGAACATCAAATCAATGATGAAATCCGGGCCAGAGAAGTACGTTTAGTTGGTGCGGAAGGCGAGCAAATCGGTATTAAACCTATTCGTGATGCCTTGCAAATGGCCATAGACTTAAACCTGGATCTGGTGAACGTAGCGCCGACGGCTAAACCGCCGGTATGCCGGATTATGGATTACGGAAAATTCCGCTATGAGCAGCAAAAGAAAGAAAAAGAAGCCCGGAAAAACCAAAAGATCGTTGATCTTAAGGAAGTTTGGTTCCGTGCAAACATTGATGAGCACGATTATCAAACGAAATACCGCAATGTTGTAAAGTTTTTGGGTGAAGGCGATAAAGTTAAAGCTTCTGTCCGGTTCCGCGGTCGTGAAATTGCGCACGCGTCGCTTGGTCAAAAGATTTTGGATCGTCTCGCTCAAGAGGTTGCCGAAATATGCAGCGTAGAACGCGCTCCTAAGCTGGAAGGCCGGAGCATGATTATGATTTTGGCACCAAAAAGCAACACTTAA
- the rocF gene encoding arginase, translated as MLPISQTDISIIGVPIDLGADRRGVDMGPSAIRCAGIEQKLEQLGYMVHDLGDVAVRRPASRPEPGEKLKYVDELVRVNSKLADKTAEELGKGRFPLILGGDHSIAIGTIKGVQRHIPRLGVLWFDAHCDANTADTTPSGNIHGMSLAVSLGYGSRRLLGVGGGGGKREPIRPEDVVIIGARSIDPGEKALLRKLGVRVYTMHDIDRRGMDQVMEEALERLAAADGVHLSFDLDGLDPNDAPGVGTPIIGGVSYRESHLAMEMLAESKRLVSAEFVEVNPVLDYRNKTAHTAVELIGSVFGEQIM; from the coding sequence ATGCTGCCGATTAGCCAAACGGATATTTCAATTATCGGTGTCCCGATTGATCTGGGGGCAGACCGTCGCGGCGTCGATATGGGGCCAAGTGCGATTCGCTGCGCGGGTATTGAACAGAAGCTGGAACAGCTCGGCTATATGGTGCATGATTTGGGCGATGTAGCTGTGCGCCGCCCTGCATCGCGTCCTGAGCCAGGCGAGAAGCTGAAATATGTAGATGAGCTCGTTAGGGTCAATAGCAAGCTGGCGGACAAAACGGCCGAGGAGCTGGGGAAAGGGCGGTTCCCGCTTATTTTGGGCGGCGACCACAGCATAGCCATTGGCACGATAAAAGGGGTGCAGCGCCATATTCCGCGCCTTGGCGTGTTATGGTTCGATGCGCATTGTGATGCCAACACAGCGGATACTACGCCGTCGGGCAATATTCACGGCATGTCGCTGGCGGTTAGTCTCGGCTATGGCAGCCGTCGCCTGCTTGGAGTAGGAGGCGGCGGTGGAAAACGCGAGCCGATCCGCCCAGAGGATGTCGTCATTATCGGGGCCCGCTCGATTGATCCGGGCGAGAAGGCTTTGCTCCGCAAGCTTGGCGTCCGCGTCTATACGATGCATGATATTGATCGGCGAGGCATGGATCAGGTGATGGAGGAAGCGCTTGAGCGGCTTGCGGCAGCAGATGGCGTCCATTTGAGCTTCGATTTGGACGGTCTTGACCCGAACGATGCCCCGGGAGTCGGTACGCCCATTATCGGCGGAGTCAGCTATCGGGAAAGCCATCTTGCGATGGAAATGCTAGCCGAATCGAAGCGGCTTGTATCCGCGGAGTTTGTTGAGGTGAATCCTGTACTCGATTACCGCAACAAAACAGCTCATACAGCAGTTGAGCTGATCGGATCTGTTTTCGGAGAGCAAATTATGTAG
- a CDS encoding TIGR01212 family radical SAM protein (This family includes YhcC from E. coli K-12, an uncharacterized radical SAM protein.) — MNSLKATATALESANEPQLWGDKRFHTWNYEMREQFGGKVFKVMLDAGFTCPNRDGSIAKGGCTFCSARGSGDFAGSRRDDLITQFNNIRDRQHQKWPDAQYIGYFQAYTNTYAPVEELREYYEVILQQPGVVGLSIATRPDCLPDDVVDYLAELNERTYLWIEMGLQTVHESTSELINRAHDTACYVDAVKRLRAHGIRVCAHIIYGLPQETHEMMLDTGRAVAAMDVQGIKIHLLHLMRKTPMVRQYEAGLLRFLEKDEYVKLIGDTLEFLPPEMIVHRLTGDAPRDLLIGPMWSLKKWEVLNAIDDELRKRGTWQGKLWVNG, encoded by the coding sequence ATGAATTCATTAAAAGCAACAGCAACAGCATTAGAATCAGCCAATGAACCCCAGCTGTGGGGCGATAAAAGATTTCATACATGGAACTACGAGATGCGCGAGCAATTCGGGGGCAAAGTGTTCAAGGTCATGCTAGATGCCGGATTTACTTGCCCGAACCGCGATGGATCCATTGCCAAGGGCGGCTGCACCTTCTGCAGCGCGCGCGGATCAGGCGACTTTGCCGGAAGCCGGCGGGATGATCTCATTACCCAGTTCAACAACATTCGCGACCGCCAGCATCAAAAATGGCCCGATGCCCAGTATATCGGCTACTTTCAGGCCTATACGAACACTTACGCACCCGTAGAGGAGCTTCGCGAATATTACGAAGTGATTTTACAGCAGCCCGGCGTTGTCGGCCTGTCGATTGCAACCCGCCCCGACTGTCTGCCGGACGATGTCGTCGATTATTTGGCGGAGCTCAATGAGCGCACCTACCTCTGGATCGAAATGGGACTTCAGACGGTGCATGAATCGACCTCGGAGCTGATTAACCGGGCGCATGATACCGCCTGCTATGTTGACGCGGTAAAACGCTTGCGGGCGCACGGCATCCGCGTCTGCGCCCATATTATTTATGGACTGCCGCAGGAAACGCATGAAATGATGCTGGACACCGGGCGCGCCGTTGCCGCCATGGATGTGCAGGGCATCAAAATCCATCTGCTCCATCTCATGCGCAAGACGCCCATGGTTCGCCAATATGAGGCTGGACTGCTGCGCTTTCTGGAGAAGGACGAATACGTCAAGCTCATTGGCGACACGCTGGAGTTTTTGCCGCCAGAGATGATCGTCCACCGCCTCACTGGCGACGCGCCGCGCGACCTGCTCATCGGCCCAATGTGGAGCCTCAAGAAATGGGAAGTGCTCAATGCGATTGATGATGAGCTGCGTAAGCGTGGCACTTGGCAAGGAAAGCTGTGGGTGAACGGCTAG